From Humibacter ginsenosidimutans, a single genomic window includes:
- a CDS encoding ABC transporter substrate-binding protein — protein sequence MTRRTRSLLGAVAAVTVAAAALTGCSSGNNSTDSASSGGVVHLTFTNWDNGMQTLVNTWNKENPKIQVKLIKPSGTGYTLYNKLITDNSAGTNPDLTEVEYQALPMMVSNKVVVPIDKYVTNLSNFSKSTLSQVQFEGKTYGVPQNVCPLVFFYRKDLLAKDGITTPPATWDEFAKDAAIVHKANPKQYLMNFDASSPEWFAGLAQQAGANWWTTSGDTWSVNIDDAATQKVASYWQNLLDQGVIAPGPSWSTQWNTDMNSGNILGWVSGQWAPNQLPTIAPDTAGDWVAAPVPAWTAGDQTIGTWGGEVEAVTANSKHPAEAAKFANWMNNTKEGINLLIKNVQVFPAAQKYQSLPALQTPPPFMKNQPDYNTLMKQLASNVRGFDIWGPNANITFNSYSDAFGKAVQNHTSFVDALKTVQTDTVSDMKKTGYKVK from the coding sequence ATGACTCGTAGAACGCGGTCCCTTCTGGGCGCCGTCGCGGCGGTCACCGTGGCGGCTGCGGCTCTGACCGGCTGCAGCTCGGGTAACAACAGTACGGATTCCGCCTCATCAGGCGGCGTCGTGCACCTGACATTCACCAACTGGGACAACGGCATGCAGACGTTGGTGAACACCTGGAACAAGGAGAACCCCAAGATCCAGGTCAAGCTGATCAAGCCTTCTGGCACCGGCTACACGCTCTACAACAAGCTGATCACCGACAATTCCGCGGGAACCAATCCCGACCTGACCGAGGTCGAATACCAGGCGCTGCCGATGATGGTCTCGAACAAGGTGGTCGTGCCGATTGACAAGTACGTCACGAACCTGTCGAACTTCAGCAAGTCGACGCTGTCGCAGGTGCAGTTCGAGGGCAAGACGTACGGTGTGCCGCAGAACGTGTGCCCGCTGGTGTTCTTCTATCGCAAGGACCTTCTCGCGAAGGACGGCATCACGACCCCGCCGGCGACCTGGGACGAGTTCGCCAAGGATGCCGCGATCGTGCACAAGGCGAACCCGAAGCAGTACCTGATGAACTTCGACGCCTCGAGCCCCGAGTGGTTCGCAGGGCTCGCCCAGCAGGCCGGCGCGAACTGGTGGACGACCAGCGGCGACACCTGGTCGGTGAACATCGATGACGCCGCGACGCAGAAGGTCGCCTCCTACTGGCAGAACCTGCTCGACCAAGGCGTGATCGCGCCGGGGCCGAGCTGGTCGACGCAGTGGAACACCGACATGAACAGCGGCAACATCCTCGGATGGGTCTCCGGCCAGTGGGCGCCGAACCAGCTGCCGACCATCGCCCCCGACACGGCGGGCGATTGGGTGGCGGCTCCGGTTCCGGCCTGGACGGCCGGCGATCAGACCATCGGCACCTGGGGCGGTGAGGTCGAGGCGGTGACCGCCAACTCGAAGCATCCGGCAGAGGCGGCGAAGTTCGCGAACTGGATGAACAACACCAAGGAGGGCATCAACCTGCTCATCAAGAACGTGCAGGTGTTCCCGGCCGCTCAGAAGTACCAGTCGCTGCCCGCCCTGCAGACGCCTCCGCCGTTCATGAAGAACCAGCCCGACTACAACACGCTGATGAAGCAGCTGGCCTCGAACGTTCGCGGATTCGACATCTGGGGACCGAACGCCAACATCACGTTCAACAGCTACTCGGATGCCTTCGGCAAGGCCGTGCAGAACCACACGTCGTTCGTCGACGCGCTGAAGACCGTGCAGACAGACACCGTGAGCGACATGAAGAAGACCGGATACAAGGTCAAGTGA
- a CDS encoding LacI family DNA-binding transcriptional regulator has translation MNESRGAVRVIDVARAAGVSTATVSNVINKPDRVGARTRRKVERAIDDLGFVPNRAAQQLRIGVSSSVGLIVPDVSYPFFTDLARGAEAEAAERGLSVFLGNSDINHGKEVGLVRSFLQQRVRGLLVAPITDPRAVLDIAEHAEVPFVLVDTPSLIDANVSSVASDGFAGGRIAVRHLRERGSTRLAFIGWDGDPAQVLERWNGAQREAQETPGMALRRIPPEGRGLPAGVNIGRAILAMPPSERPDGLIAPNDALAVGVVNALVAGAGTEVFRDIRVVGYDDLEIASNAVVPITSIRQSSELIGRSAISLLEELVSTSEPVHRRIVYEPTLVVRSTT, from the coding sequence ATGAATGAATCGCGTGGAGCCGTCCGCGTCATCGACGTCGCTCGTGCGGCCGGGGTGTCGACTGCCACCGTTTCGAACGTCATCAACAAACCTGATCGCGTCGGCGCACGCACGCGTCGCAAAGTGGAGCGGGCGATCGACGACCTCGGCTTCGTCCCCAATCGTGCCGCACAGCAGTTGCGCATCGGGGTGAGCAGCTCAGTGGGGCTGATCGTTCCCGACGTGTCGTACCCGTTCTTCACCGACCTCGCCAGGGGTGCTGAGGCCGAGGCCGCCGAGCGCGGCCTCTCCGTCTTTCTCGGCAACAGCGACATCAACCACGGCAAAGAGGTCGGCCTGGTGCGGTCATTCCTGCAGCAGCGGGTTCGCGGGCTTCTCGTGGCGCCCATCACCGATCCACGAGCCGTTCTCGACATCGCCGAACACGCCGAGGTTCCGTTCGTTCTCGTCGACACCCCTTCGCTGATCGACGCCAACGTCTCGTCCGTCGCCTCCGACGGTTTCGCAGGAGGGCGCATCGCCGTGCGACACCTTCGGGAACGCGGAAGCACCCGACTCGCGTTCATCGGATGGGACGGCGATCCCGCTCAGGTCCTCGAACGCTGGAACGGCGCCCAGCGCGAAGCTCAGGAGACGCCGGGCATGGCGCTGCGCCGCATCCCTCCCGAGGGACGCGGCCTTCCAGCGGGGGTCAACATCGGCCGTGCGATCCTCGCGATGCCGCCGTCCGAACGACCGGACGGCCTCATCGCCCCCAACGACGCCCTTGCCGTCGGTGTCGTCAATGCGCTCGTCGCTGGTGCCGGAACGGAGGTGTTCCGCGACATCCGCGTCGTCGGATACGACGATCTGGAGATCGCCTCGAACGCGGTGGTTCCGATCACCTCGATCCGTCAGTCGAGCGAGCTGATCGGCCGCTCGGCGATCAGTCTGCTCGAGGAGCTCGTCAGCACGAGCGAGCCCGTGCATCGTCGGATCGTCTACGAGCCGACGCTCGTGGTGCGTTCCACCACCTGA
- a CDS encoding carbohydrate ABC transporter permease yields MLLVAPAVLLLVLFTFAPAVYAFVLSVLKVQVTGGLLGTSTAQVFAGFENYVDTLADPEFWDSLGRMLIIAVIGVPATLFFATLFALCLDANRARLTGIWRLAIFLPYAVPGVIASLLWGFLYLPATSPIGGQFIDYFGNTGIFFAVANVATWGVIGFNMVVLFTAVRAIPKEIFDAAQIDGASELQIALRIKLPMIAPALSMVALFSVIGALQLFNEPTTLKPLTNAISSTWVPLMRVYSDAFVNNNIYGGAASAFTLLVMTVAATVLVNVIGNRISKRSAR; encoded by the coding sequence GTGCTGCTCGTTGCGCCGGCGGTGCTGCTCCTCGTGCTCTTCACCTTCGCGCCCGCCGTGTACGCCTTCGTGCTCAGCGTGCTCAAGGTTCAGGTCACCGGCGGCCTGCTGGGCACATCGACCGCCCAGGTGTTCGCGGGATTCGAGAACTACGTCGACACTCTGGCCGATCCGGAATTCTGGGACAGCCTCGGACGCATGCTCATCATCGCCGTGATCGGCGTGCCTGCCACACTCTTCTTCGCGACCCTCTTCGCACTCTGCCTCGACGCGAACAGGGCGCGGCTCACCGGCATCTGGCGACTGGCGATCTTCCTTCCCTACGCGGTCCCCGGCGTGATCGCGTCGCTGCTCTGGGGATTCCTCTACCTTCCTGCGACCAGCCCCATCGGCGGTCAGTTCATCGACTACTTCGGCAACACGGGCATCTTCTTCGCTGTCGCCAACGTGGCGACCTGGGGAGTCATCGGATTCAACATGGTCGTGCTCTTCACCGCCGTCAGGGCCATCCCGAAGGAGATCTTCGACGCCGCCCAGATCGACGGAGCGAGCGAGCTGCAGATCGCGTTGCGCATCAAGCTCCCGATGATCGCGCCCGCGCTCTCGATGGTGGCCCTGTTCAGTGTGATCGGTGCGCTGCAGCTCTTCAACGAGCCGACGACGCTCAAACCCCTCACCAACGCCATCAGCTCGACCTGGGTGCCCCTCATGCGCGTCTACTCCGACGCGTTCGTCAACAACAACATCTACGGCGGCGCGGCGAGCGCTTTCACCCTCCTGGTCATGACGGTCGCCGCCACGGTGCTCGTGAACGTGATCGGCAACCGCATCAGCAAGAGGAGTGCCCGATGA
- a CDS encoding aldo/keto reductase, with amino-acid sequence MTDQLADVRHEAERVELGRTGLRVSRLCLGTAGWAVGRSPEADSIATGMRFAEGPLNYLDTSNNYGDSETRIGKVISMLGGRLPEGTVLQTKLDRDPVTNDFSAARMRRSLEQSLERLGMDRLPLLFLHDPENTTYDFAMSKGGPVEQLVAFKDEGLVDHIGISGAPVDMLTRFVDTGLFDALITHSRYTLVDRSAAGLIEHANDLGLGVLNAAPMGGGILSVFPLAFDMYGYQRASATVREAAQAMGALLQERGIPLAAAALQFSLRNPSIHSTIVGALTPGQLDGLLELASLPIPDDVWSRLDELAPDRATWLN; translated from the coding sequence ATGACAGATCAGCTGGCCGATGTGCGGCACGAAGCCGAGCGTGTCGAGTTGGGGCGTACCGGGTTGCGCGTGTCGCGGCTCTGCCTCGGCACCGCGGGGTGGGCCGTCGGCCGGTCTCCCGAAGCGGACTCGATCGCCACCGGTATGCGGTTCGCCGAGGGTCCACTCAACTATCTGGACACATCCAACAACTACGGCGACAGCGAGACGCGCATCGGCAAGGTGATCTCGATGCTCGGTGGTCGGCTTCCTGAGGGCACCGTTCTGCAGACCAAGCTCGATCGGGACCCCGTCACCAACGACTTCTCCGCAGCGCGGATGCGCCGATCGCTCGAGCAGAGCCTCGAACGGCTGGGCATGGACCGCCTTCCGCTTCTGTTCCTTCACGATCCCGAGAACACGACATACGACTTCGCGATGTCGAAGGGCGGGCCCGTCGAGCAGCTCGTCGCCTTCAAAGACGAAGGGCTCGTCGATCACATCGGGATCTCCGGCGCGCCCGTCGACATGCTGACGCGCTTCGTCGACACCGGACTCTTCGACGCGCTCATCACGCACAGCAGGTACACGCTCGTCGACCGCTCCGCGGCCGGACTCATCGAGCACGCGAACGACCTGGGACTCGGTGTCCTCAACGCCGCCCCGATGGGGGGAGGAATCCTCTCCGTCTTCCCGCTCGCGTTCGACATGTACGGCTACCAGCGAGCATCCGCGACGGTTCGCGAAGCAGCGCAGGCGATGGGGGCACTTCTGCAGGAACGCGGAATTCCGCTCGCTGCCGCCGCCCTGCAATTCAGCCTGCGCAACCCGAGCATCCACTCGACGATCGTCGGCGCCCTGACGCCAGGCCAGCTCGACGGATTGCTCGAACTGGCCTCGCTCCCGATTCCCGACGACGTGTGGAGCCGGCTCGATGAGCTGGCTCCGGATCGGGCCACCTGGCTCAACTGA
- a CDS encoding carbohydrate ABC transporter permease, translating to MTQATIDGRGRAARASIGKDARGGREQARRAPGLVPTIILIVGSLYCVLPVLWILIASTKSNGELFSTPPLLPSFSGSFWDNLAGILTYDNGIWLRWALNTVIYAVGGGLVSTLIAGAAGYALGKYTFWGSKTIFRTIVAAVLLPPVLLAVPQYLLLAQVGLTNTYWSVLLPQLVSPFAIYLCKIYAEASVPDEIVEAARIDGASEWRIFHSVGLRLMFPALITVFLIQFIAVWNNFLLPFVMLSNNELYPLTLGMYGMIMPTGGQPNQYSLVIAGVLLSIVPLAIIFLSLQRFWKIDLLSGGVKL from the coding sequence ATGACCCAGGCGACCATCGACGGACGAGGGCGCGCCGCGCGCGCCTCGATCGGCAAGGATGCCCGTGGCGGCCGCGAACAAGCGCGACGTGCTCCCGGACTCGTGCCGACGATCATCCTCATCGTCGGCTCGCTCTACTGCGTGCTCCCTGTGCTGTGGATTCTCATCGCCTCGACCAAGTCGAACGGCGAGCTGTTCTCCACGCCGCCCCTGCTGCCTTCGTTCAGCGGCTCCTTCTGGGACAACCTCGCAGGCATCCTCACGTACGACAACGGCATCTGGCTGCGCTGGGCGCTGAACACGGTGATCTACGCCGTGGGCGGCGGGCTCGTCTCGACGTTGATCGCAGGCGCCGCCGGATACGCACTGGGCAAGTACACGTTCTGGGGAAGCAAGACGATCTTCCGCACGATCGTGGCCGCCGTGCTGCTTCCGCCCGTGCTTCTGGCTGTGCCGCAATATCTTCTTCTCGCACAGGTAGGGCTGACCAACACGTACTGGAGCGTGCTGCTCCCGCAGCTGGTGAGCCCCTTCGCGATCTACCTCTGCAAGATCTATGCCGAGGCATCCGTGCCCGACGAGATCGTCGAGGCTGCGCGCATCGACGGCGCCAGCGAGTGGCGCATCTTCCACTCGGTCGGGCTTCGTCTCATGTTCCCCGCCCTGATCACGGTGTTCCTCATCCAGTTCATCGCAGTGTGGAACAACTTCCTGCTGCCGTTCGTGATGCTCTCGAACAACGAGCTGTACCCGCTCACTCTGGGCATGTACGGCATGATCATGCCGACGGGCGGTCAGCCCAACCAGTACTCGCTGGTCATCGCCGGCGTGTTGTTGTCGATCGTGCCGTTGGCGATCATCTTCCTGTCCCTGCAGAGGTTCTGGAAGATCGATCTGCTCTCCGGCGGCGTGAAGCTCTGA
- a CDS encoding NAD-dependent succinate-semialdehyde dehydrogenase, translating to MYPDSSLYIDGRWITAGERTQLAVEDPATRQTIGRVAVATEGDVRAAAEAAARAFVPWSLSSPHERARILMNAAAGLRRRKEEIAHAMTLEMGKPLRDSLDEVDYTADIIDSLATEAPRRYGHVLPTALADGSTTVIEEPVGPVAAFTTWNYPLTVPGRKVAAALAAGCTVVIKPAEETPASAVALARALDEAGLPAGVLNMVFGDPVAISSALISSPLIRKVSFTGSLAVGRQLALAAADEVKPIMLELGGHAPVIVFDDADLDRLIPDAVGSKLHNTGQSCGSPIRFFVHRSIHDEFVRRYAAALDAVRVGSGLDPQTEMGPLASAKRFEAMQPLIDDAVSKGATVAAGGTGDDSVGYYWRPTLVAGVTDDADLMRVEPFGPIAVTTPFDDEDDVVARANDVEFGLAAYVFTGSADRALRLPRLLDVGMVTINRFGVGARDTFFGGRKKSGFGSEGGPEAVEEYTVKKLVTQGIAEERVPESPRRPSSADGIHSRNA from the coding sequence ATGTATCCCGATTCATCCCTCTACATCGACGGCCGCTGGATCACCGCGGGGGAGCGCACGCAGCTCGCGGTCGAGGACCCGGCCACCAGGCAGACGATCGGCCGGGTGGCCGTCGCGACAGAGGGTGACGTGCGTGCCGCCGCCGAGGCCGCCGCCCGCGCCTTCGTTCCGTGGAGCCTGAGCTCGCCGCACGAGCGGGCGAGGATCCTGATGAACGCGGCCGCGGGCCTGAGGAGACGCAAGGAAGAGATCGCGCATGCGATGACTCTCGAGATGGGCAAACCGCTGCGCGACTCGCTCGACGAGGTCGACTACACGGCCGACATCATCGACTCCCTGGCGACGGAGGCGCCGCGCAGGTACGGGCACGTGCTGCCGACGGCGCTCGCCGATGGCAGCACCACCGTCATCGAGGAGCCGGTCGGCCCGGTCGCCGCGTTCACGACGTGGAACTATCCCTTGACGGTGCCTGGGCGCAAGGTGGCCGCGGCGCTCGCCGCCGGTTGCACGGTCGTGATCAAGCCGGCGGAGGAGACCCCCGCGAGCGCGGTCGCCCTCGCGCGCGCACTCGATGAAGCCGGTCTTCCGGCCGGCGTGCTGAACATGGTCTTCGGAGACCCTGTTGCGATCTCGTCGGCGCTGATCTCCTCGCCTCTCATCCGCAAGGTGTCCTTCACAGGGTCACTGGCCGTCGGCCGTCAGCTCGCCCTGGCCGCTGCCGACGAGGTCAAGCCGATCATGCTCGAGCTCGGCGGCCACGCGCCCGTGATCGTCTTCGACGACGCCGACCTTGACCGACTCATCCCGGATGCCGTCGGCAGCAAGCTGCACAACACCGGGCAGTCGTGCGGTTCCCCGATCCGCTTCTTCGTGCACCGCTCGATCCACGACGAGTTCGTGCGGCGCTATGCCGCGGCGCTCGACGCGGTGCGCGTCGGAAGCGGCCTCGATCCGCAGACCGAGATGGGGCCATTGGCGAGCGCGAAGCGCTTCGAGGCGATGCAACCGCTGATCGACGACGCCGTCTCGAAGGGCGCGACCGTGGCCGCGGGCGGGACGGGCGATGACAGCGTCGGCTATTACTGGCGCCCCACGCTCGTGGCAGGCGTCACCGATGACGCGGACCTCATGCGCGTGGAACCGTTCGGGCCGATCGCGGTCACCACGCCGTTCGACGACGAGGATGACGTGGTCGCCCGCGCGAACGACGTCGAGTTCGGCCTCGCGGCTTATGTCTTCACGGGGTCGGCCGATCGTGCGCTCCGACTGCCGCGCCTGCTCGATGTCGGCATGGTGACGATCAACCGATTCGGCGTCGGAGCACGTGACACGTTCTTCGGCGGACGCAAGAAGTCCGGGTTCGGATCGGAGGGCGGCCCTGAGGCCGTCGAGGAATACACGGTCAAGAAGCTGGTCACGCAGGGAATCGCAGAGGAGCGCGTTCCCGAGAGCCCTCGGCGCCCGTCGTCGGCCGACGGCATCCATTCCCGCAACGCCTGA